The Magnetospirillum sp. XM-1 genomic interval TGCTGGACCGCAAGCCGCCGCCGGAGGCGAAGTTCGCGCTGCGCATCATCGACACGGTGGAGGGCGAGGCCACCGACAGTTGGATCTACATCACCCGCTGGGGCAACGTGGTCGGTGTCGAGCGGGCGCCCAAGGTCGCCTACGATCCCCGGACCCGGCCCTGGTACAAATCGGCGGCCGGGACGCAGGGCGTCGCCACGTCCGGCATCCACGTGTTCAGCAGCATCGGCAAGCCGGGGCTGACCCTGTCCCAGCGGCTGATGACCGATGACGGGGCGCTGATCGGCGTGTTCGCCGCCGATCTGCTGACCGACACCTTGTCGCGCTTCCTGGCCGAGCGGGCGGTGGGAACCAAGGGGCGTATCTTCATCCTGGACGAGGACGACCGCCTGCTGGGCTATCCCGATGCCGAGCAATCCCTGGTCCGGGGCGACAAGGGGCTGGAAATCGCCAGGATCGACCAGATCGCCGACCGGGTGGTGGCCGACGCCGCCCGGCTGCGCAAGGATCTGGGCAGCCGGTTCAAGGCGGAACTGGGGCCCGAGCGCGATACCTATCTGGTGTCGTTCAGTCCGTTTCCCGACGAATTCGGCAAGCATTGGACCATCGGCGTGGTGGCCGAGGAGGGCGAGTTCATCGCCCCCTTGCGCCGCGCCAGCATCATCATTCTGATTATCGGCACGGCCTTCCTGGTGCTGGCTGGGGCGGGGGTCGCCTGGGCGTCGCGCCTGCTGACCCGGCCCATCGAGACGCTGATCGGCGAGGTCCGCCATATCGAGGCCCTGGATTTCTCCAGCACTGCGGTGGTCCGCTCGTCGGTGATCGAGGTCCACGCCCTGGCGGCGGCCATCGAGCGGATGAAGACCGCCATGCGCAGCTTCGCCGCCTATGTGCCCAAGGATCTGGTGCGGACCATCATGGCCTCGTCCGGAATTCCCACCATTGACGGCGAGCGCCGGCCGCTGACCATCCTGTTCACCGATCTCCAGGGCTTCACGCAGACCTCGGAATTCATGGCGCCCGAGGACGTGGCCCATCGCCTGTCCATCTATTTCGAGATGATGTCGGCGGCGATCATCGGCAGCCGGGGGACCATCGACAAATTCATCGGCGACGCCATCATGGCGTTCTGGAACGCGCCCAGCCTGGACGAGGACCACGTGGCCAACGCCTGCCGCGCCGTGCTCGCCTGCCGCGTCCTGTCCGAGGAGCTGAACCGCGATCTGGTCGCCAACCGCTTTCCGCCCATGCCGACCCGCTTCGGCCTGCATTCCGGCGTGGCGGTGGTGGGCAACGTGGGCAGCAACGACCGCATGCAGTACACCGTCCTGGGCGCCGAGGTGAACCTGGCGTCGCGTATCGAAGGCCTCAACAAGATGTTCGGCACGTCCATGCTGGTCACCGGCGCGGTGGAAAAGCAGGTTCGCGACCGCTTCGTGTTCCGGCCGCTGGGCGTGGTGGCCCCCGCCGGCGTCACCCTGCCGGTGCCCGTGTTCGAACTGGTCGCCTCGCTGGAAGAGGGCTCCACCCTCGCCGCCACCGAGGAGCAGATGGCCGCCTGCGCCGACTGGAACCGGGCCATGAAGCTGTTCTTCGCCCGCGACTGGTCCGCCGCGTGCCCGGCGTTCCGCGACTATCTGGCCGCCCGGGGCGAGGACGGTCCCGCCCGCTTCTTCCTGGACCTCGCCGAGCGCTACGCCGCCGATCCGCCCGACGAGGCCTGGGACGGCGTGCTGCATTTCGAGGGGAAATAAGCATGCGGCCGCTCAGCGCCATCGTCGCCCTTGTCCTGCTGGCGGCCCTGCCGGCCCGGGCCGGGGAGGGGGACAAGCCCGCTCCGCCGCGCGAGATCTTCCTGGCCCATACCCAGGCGCAGAAATCCTCGGCCAATCCCACCGCCGCCATGGCCGCCGAGTTCAAGCGGCAGGTGGAGCGCCTGACCGAGGGCCGCGTCAAGGTCGGCATCTTTCCCGCCGGGCAGTTGGGCGGCAACCGCGAGATCGCCCGCGTGATCGCCGACAACGTGGTGCAGACCGGCTTTGTCACAATCGGCGGAGTGGTTCCCGCCTATCCCCCCCTGGCCGTGACCCAGATTCCCTTCGTGTTTTCCTCGCAGGAAGCGGCCCAGGCGGCCTTCGACGGCCCGTTCGGCCGCCTGCTGGGCGAGGAGATCGAGCGGCGGACCGGCATGATGGTGCTGGGCTATGGCGACAGCGGCGGCATGACGGCGCTGACCAATGCCCGGCGGCCGATCCACCGGCCCGAGGACATGCGCGGCCTGAAATTCCGCGTCATTCCCGGCTTCAAGTCCCAGGAGACCATGATCCGCAGCCTGGGCGCCGTGCCCGTGCCCATTTCATCGCGCGAGGAGCTGCCGGCCCTGTCGGCGGGGGTGGCCGACGGCCAGATGAACACGCCCCTGGCCATCCTGGCCGGGCGTTTCGACGAAGTGCAGAAATACGTCACCCTGACCGAGCATCTGTACGCGCCGCCGCTCTGGCTGTTCAATCGCAAGGCCTTCGACGCCCTGGCGCCCGACGAGCAGCAGGCGGTGCGCCAGGCCGCCGATGCCGCCCTGGCGGCGGGCCGGAAGCTGGCGGCCGAGATCGAGGGCTCGGAGCGGGGAATCTCGGCCCTTTACCGCCGCATGACGGTCACCCGCCTGTCCGCCGAGGAGAGGGACGC includes:
- a CDS encoding adenylate/guanylate cyclase domain-containing protein → MSTRSKRPRIRLRVGIAAMFLGIMLPLTALMTTVLYRQNSHLAADLAQNAMDGATRDVVSGVRNLLVPMARVVDLSTAFGKAEGEKLRRVETLRPLIDTLEAFPDLYALFFGFAKDGAFYEVIRLPPPGGKGLLDRKPPPEAKFALRIIDTVEGEATDSWIYITRWGNVVGVERAPKVAYDPRTRPWYKSAAGTQGVATSGIHVFSSIGKPGLTLSQRLMTDDGALIGVFAADLLTDTLSRFLAERAVGTKGRIFILDEDDRLLGYPDAEQSLVRGDKGLEIARIDQIADRVVADAARLRKDLGSRFKAELGPERDTYLVSFSPFPDEFGKHWTIGVVAEEGEFIAPLRRASIIILIIGTAFLVLAGAGVAWASRLLTRPIETLIGEVRHIEALDFSSTAVVRSSVIEVHALAAAIERMKTAMRSFAAYVPKDLVRTIMASSGIPTIDGERRPLTILFTDLQGFTQTSEFMAPEDVAHRLSIYFEMMSAAIIGSRGTIDKFIGDAIMAFWNAPSLDEDHVANACRAVLACRVLSEELNRDLVANRFPPMPTRFGLHSGVAVVGNVGSNDRMQYTVLGAEVNLASRIEGLNKMFGTSMLVTGAVEKQVRDRFVFRPLGVVAPAGVTLPVPVFELVASLEEGSTLAATEEQMAACADWNRAMKLFFARDWSAACPAFRDYLAARGEDGPARFFLDLAERYAADPPDEAWDGVLHFEGK
- the dctP gene encoding TRAP transporter substrate-binding protein DctP, translating into MRPLSAIVALVLLAALPARAGEGDKPAPPREIFLAHTQAQKSSANPTAAMAAEFKRQVERLTEGRVKVGIFPAGQLGGNREIARVIADNVVQTGFVTIGGVVPAYPPLAVTQIPFVFSSQEAAQAAFDGPFGRLLGEEIERRTGMMVLGYGDSGGMTALTNARRPIHRPEDMRGLKFRVIPGFKSQETMIRSLGAVPVPISSREELPALSAGVADGQMNTPLAILAGRFDEVQKYVTLTEHLYAPPLWLFNRKAFDALAPDEQQAVRQAADAALAAGRKLAAEIEGSERGISALYRRMTVTRLSAEERDAFRRVVQPVIIAEVQADLDEEGRALMGEFLKAAAPAGK